Proteins co-encoded in one Archocentrus centrarchus isolate MPI-CPG fArcCen1 unplaced genomic scaffold, fArcCen1 scaffold_27_ctg1, whole genome shotgun sequence genomic window:
- the mrpl41 gene encoding large ribosomal subunit protein mL41, with protein MGVLSTLIRGLVRGADRMSEFTSKRGSRTHNKGRGARPAGLKLPSTKFLAIRAMIPELVVPPLDGFKLRPYVSYRAPKGSEPPLTAQSLFDEVVAPQIKKDFEAGTFSKDQLEKYGFEPTQEGKLFKLYPKNYVR; from the coding sequence ATGGGTGTGTTATCCACGTTGATAAGGGGTCTGGTGCGAGGCGCCGACAGGATGTCTGAGTTCACTAGCAAGCGTGGATCAAGGACTCATAACAAAGGTCGGGGCGCCAGGCCCGCTGGACTGAAGCTCCCCAGCACAAAGTTTCTGGCCATTCGGGCCATGATTCCTGAGCTTGTCGTGCCTCCTTTGGACGGATTCAAACTCAGACCTTATGTCTCATACCGTGCCCCGAAAGGATCAGAACCTCCACTCACGGCACAGAGTCTGTTTGATGAGGTGGTAGCTCCTCAGATCAAGAAGGACTTTGAAGCAGGAACTTTCAGCAAAGACCAGCTGGAGAAGTATGGATTTGAGCCCACACAGGAGGGGAAGCTCTTCAAGCTCTATCCAAAGAACTATGTACGTTAA